A window of the Candidatus Hydrogenedentota bacterium genome harbors these coding sequences:
- a CDS encoding GatB/YqeY domain-containing protein — protein MSIKDDVQQGIKEAMKNKDQVRLECLRMAKAALLLKEKESAKESALSDDDAIATLRAEAKKRQQSIETYAAHGKTEEVENLKKEIAILEEFLPKQLSEDQLREKIQAFLAANPDVTHAGKLTGAIKKELGDLADGQMLNRLCKEVLG, from the coding sequence ATGAGTATCAAAGACGACGTGCAACAGGGCATCAAAGAGGCCATGAAGAATAAGGATCAGGTGCGCCTGGAGTGCCTGCGCATGGCCAAGGCGGCGCTGCTGCTGAAAGAGAAAGAAAGCGCGAAGGAATCGGCCCTGTCCGACGACGACGCCATCGCCACCCTGCGCGCCGAGGCCAAGAAGCGCCAGCAGAGCATCGAGACCTATGCGGCCCACGGCAAGACCGAGGAAGTGGAGAACCTGAAGAAGGAGATCGCCATCCTCGAAGAATTCCTGCCGAAGCAGCTTTCCGAGGATCAGCTTCGAGAGAAGATCCAGGCCTTCCTGGCGGCCAACCCCGACGTGACCCACGCCGGCAAGCTCACGGGCGCCATCAAGAAGGAACTGGGCGACCTGGCCGACGGCCAGATGCTGAACCGGCTCTGCAAAGAAGTCCTGGGCTGA